From Inquilinus sp. Marseille-Q2685:
CGCCAGGAGCGGCCCGGCGAAGGCGCCGACGGTGTCGAGCGACTGGCGCAGCCCGTAGGCGGCGCCGCGGATCGCCGGCGGCGTCAGGTCGGCGACCAGCGCGTCGCGCGGCGCGCCGCGGATGCCCTTGCCGACCCGGTCGACGAAGCGCGCCGCCAGCACCAGCCCGGCGCTGCCGGCCAGCGGGAACAGCGGCTTGGACAGGGCGCCGAGGCCGTAACCGATCACGGCCAAGAGCTTGCGCTGGCCGAACCAGTCGCTGAGCACGCCGGAGAACACCTTGACGATCGAGGCGGTGGCCTCGGCCACGCCCTCGATCAGCCCGATCACCGCGGCGCTGGCGCCGACGGTGGTGAGGAGGAAGACCGGCAGCAGGGCGTGGATCATCTCCGACGAGACGTCCATGAACAGGCTGACGAACCCCAGCATCCACACGCCGCGCGGAATCGCAACGCGGACGCCCGAGCTGGCAGGAGTTTCGGCGGCCATCGGATGCTCCGGTCGCGACAATCGGCGACGGCTCTAGGGCCGGCGGCGGGCGCCTGTCAACGGCGCCAGCCCATCGGCCAGCATCCCCACCAGGCCGCGGGCATACGTCCCGTCCGGGTCGAGGTCCGGGTCGTAGATGGTGATGTCGAGGCCGATGCAGCGCTGCGAGGCCAGGAAGCCGCGCAGCAGCGCCGCCAGCCCGTCGTAATCCAGCCCCGGGCTGCCGGGCGAATCCACCGCCGGCATCACCGCCTGGTCGAGGATGTCGACGTCGAGATGCAGCCAGAACGGGATCTCCGGCGTCCGGTCCAGCACCGCGAAGCTGCGGCGCAGCGCCTGCTCAGGCCCGAGCTCCAGCAGCTCGAAGATGTCGATCCGGGTGATCGCGGTGTCGTTGATGTCCTCCCAGCCCCAATCGGGGTCCCGCCCCTCGCGCTCGCCGATCTGGATCGCCCGCTCCGCCGGCACCAGCGGGTCCGGTGCGCCGTCCCAGCGCAGCATCAGCGGGTCGCCCAGGCCGATCGCCAGCGCCAGGTCCATGCCGGCGGCCGAATGCAGCGGGAAGTCCTCATAGTTTCCGGGGTGGCGGAAGTCGCTGTGGCCGTCGAGATGGACCAGCGCCAGCTCCGCATGCCGCCGGGCGCCGGCGAGGCAGCCGATCAGGATCGAGCAGTCGCCGCCGACCACCACCGGGACCAGCCGGTCGCGCAGCGCCGCGTCGACCGCGTCGGCGACCTCTTCGTTGAAGCGGCGGATCGCCGGGCCGTTGCGCAGCACGGTGCCGGGCTGCGGTTCGGTGCTGTAGCGCGGCCGGTCCAGATCGACCGTGCGCGCCGGCGCCAGCCGCGCCTGCAGCCCGGCCTCGGTCAGCACCGCCGGCGCCCGCCAGGTGCCAGGCTCATGACCCGGCCGCAGCGGCCGGAGGCCGAGATTCGACGGCGCCCGGATCAGGGCGGTGCCGGCGATACCCTCGGCCAGGATTGCATGTCCCATGGTCGCTCCCCCTCTGATCTGGTTGACCAGGGCCGCTGCTCTTACTCCTCCCGCCCCCTTCCGGTGATCAGCCGGGCGCTGCGCTGGCCGGTGGTGTAGATCCACAGCCAGCTCAGCGCCACGGTCAGGCGGTTGCGCAGTCCGATCAGGAAGTAGATGTGGGCGAAGCCCCAGATCCACCAGGCCAGCCAGCCGCGCAGCTTGATCCAGCCGAAATCGATCACCGCCGCGCGCTTGCCGATGGTCGCCAGGCTGCCGGCGTGCTTGTAGCGGAACGGCCGCGGCTCCGCCCGGCCCTCCAGCCGGGCCCGGATGGTGTCGGCGACGTGCTTGCCCTGCTGCTTGGCGGCCGGGGCGATGCCGGGCAGCGGCTGGCCGTTCCAGGCGTCGAGCCGGGCGGTGTCGCCGACCACGAAGATCTCGGGGTGTCCCGGCAGGGTCAG
This genomic window contains:
- a CDS encoding arginase family protein, whose protein sequence is MGHAILAEGIAGTALIRAPSNLGLRPLRPGHEPGTWRAPAVLTEAGLQARLAPARTVDLDRPRYSTEPQPGTVLRNGPAIRRFNEEVADAVDAALRDRLVPVVVGGDCSILIGCLAGARRHAELALVHLDGHSDFRHPGNYEDFPLHSAAGMDLALAIGLGDPLMLRWDGAPDPLVPAERAIQIGEREGRDPDWGWEDINDTAITRIDIFELLELGPEQALRRSFAVLDRTPEIPFWLHLDVDILDQAVMPAVDSPGSPGLDYDGLAALLRGFLASQRCIGLDITIYDPDLDPDGTYARGLVGMLADGLAPLTGARRRP